The following coding sequences are from one Salmo trutta chromosome 36, fSalTru1.1, whole genome shotgun sequence window:
- the LOC115175513 gene encoding protein argonaute-2 isoform X2 — translation MYSSGAAGAAEMLEPPHSSGSIGSDPSDPDPPSPPVPEYVFKPPSRPDFGTMGRTIKLQANFFEMEIPKLEVYHYDIDIKPEKCPRRVNREIVEHMVQHFKTQIFGDRKPVYDGRKNLYTAMPLPIGREKVELEVTIPGEGKDRSFKVAIKWVSCVSLQALQEALSGRLPNIPFETIQALDVVMRHLPSMRYTPVGRSFFTPSEGCSNPLGGGREVWFGFHQSVRPSLWKMMLNIDVSATAFYKAQPVIEFMCEVLDFKSIEEQQKPLTDSQRVKFTKEIKGNHSLPGLKVEITHCGQMKRKYRVCNVTRRPASHQTFPLQQENGQTIECTVAQYFKDKYKLILRYPHLPCLQVGQEQKHTYLPLEVCNIVAGQRCIKKLTDNQTSTMIRATARSAPDRQEEISKLMRSANFNNDPYVREFGVMVRDEMTEVNGRVLQAPSILYGGRNKAIATPIQGVWDMRNKQFHTGIEIKVWAIACFAPQRQCTELLLKAFTDQLRKISRDAGMPIQGQPCFCKYAQGADSVEPMFKHLKYTYQGLQLVVVILPGKTPVYAEVKRVGDTVLGMATQCVQVKNVQKTTPQTLSNLCLKINVKLGGVNNILLPQGRPLVFQQPVIFLGADVTHPPAGDGKKPSIAAVVGSMDAHPSRYCATVRVQQHRQDIIQDLATMVRELLIQFYKSTRFKPTRIIYYRDGISEGQFNQVRLEVLQHELLAIREACIKLEKDYQPGITFVVVQKRHHTRLFCMDRNERVGKSGNIPAGTTVDTKITHPSEFDFYLCSHAGIQGTSRPSHYHVLWDDNHFTSDELQVLTYQLCHTYVRCTRSVSIPAPAYYAHLVAFRARYHLVDKEHDSAEGSHTSGQSNGRDQQALAKAVQIHQDTLRTMYFA, via the exons ATGTATTCCAGTGGAGCAGCTGGAG CTGCTGAGATGCTTGAACCACCTCACTCCTCGGGGTCAATTGGCTCTG ACCCCTCTGATCCAGATCCCCCGTCTCCTCCAGTGCCAGAGTATGTGTTCAAACCCCCCTCACGGCCAGACTTTGGCACCATGGGCAGGACAATCAAACTGCAGGCCAACTTCTTTGAGATGGAGATCCCCAAACTGGAGGTCTACCACTACGACATCGACATCAAGCCAGAGAAATGCCCCAGAAGGGTTAACCG TGAAATTGTGGAGCACATGGTACAGCACTTTAAAACGCAGATCTTTGGGGATCGAAAGCCAGTGTATGACGGGAGGAAGAATCTCTACACAGCCATGCCCTTACCCATAGGGAGGGAAAAA GTGGAGCTGGAAGTGACCATCCCAGGCGAAGGGAAGGACAGGAGCTTCAAAGTGGCCATAAAGTGGGTGTCCTGCGTCAGTTTGCAAGCTCTTCAAGAAGCCCTGTCTGGACGACTGCCAAACATCCCCTTCGAGACCATCCAGGCCCTGGACGTGGTCATGAGACATTTGCCCTCTATGAG GTACACCCCCGTCGGACGTTCTTTCTTCACCCCTTCAGAGGGATGCTCCAACCCCCTGGGCGGGGGCAGGGAGGTCTGGTTTGGGTTCCACCAATCAGTCAGGCCTTCCCTGTGGAAGATGATGCTAAACATTGACG TGTCTGCCACCGCGTTCTACAAGGCTCAGCCTGTGATTGAGTTCATGTGTGAGGTTTTGGATTTCAAAAGCATTGAAGAACAACAGAAGCCTTTAACCGACTCCCAGAGAGTAAAGTTTACCAAGGAAATCAAAGGTAATCATTCATTACCAG GTCTGAAGGTTGAGATCACTCACTGTGGTCAGATGAAAAGGAAGTACAGAGTATGTAATGTTACCAGAAGACCAGCCAGCCACCAGAC GTTTCCTCTGCAGCAGGAGAATGGCCAGACCATAGAATGCACAGTAGCACAGTACTTCAAAGACAAGTACAAACTCATACTGCGCTACCCTCACCTCCCCTGTCTACAGGTTGGACAGGAGCAGAAACACACCTACCTCCCCCTTGAG GTATGCAACATAGTAGCTGGCCAGCGGTGCATCAAGAAGCTGACAGACAATCAGACGTCCACTATGATCCGTGCCACAGCCCGATCGGCACCTGACCGCCAGGAAGAGATCAGCAAACTG ATGAGAAGTGCCAACTTTAACAATGATCCTTACGTCCGTGAGTTTGGGGTGATGGTGAGGGATGAGATGACCGAGGTGAACGGCCGAGTCCTCCAGGCCCCATCTATCCTCTATGGAGGGCGG AATAAAGCAATAGCAACTCCCATCCAGGGAGTGTGGGACATGAGGAACAAGCAGTTCCACACTGGCATAGAGATCAAGGTGTGGGCCATCGCCTGCTTCGCCCCACAGAGACAGTGTACTGAACTCCTGCTCAA GGCGTTTACAGACCAGCTTCGTAAGATTTCTCGTGACGCGGGGATGCCCATCCAGGGCCAACCCTGTTTCTGTAAATATGCCCAGGGGGCAGACAGCGTGGAGCCCATGTTCAAACATCTCAAGTACACCTATCAAGGCTTGCAACTGGTGGTGGTCATCCTGCCTGGGAAAACGCCTGTCTATG CTGAGGTGAAGCGTGTTGGAGACACGGTGCTGGGCATGGCCACCCAGTGTGTCCAGGTGAAGAACGTTCAGAAGACCACTCcccagaccctctctaacctctgCCTGAAGATCAACGTCAAGCTGGGCGGGGTCAACAACATCCTCCTCCCACAGGGCAG GCCCCTGGTGTTCCAGCAGCCAGTCATCTTCCTGGGTGCTGACGTCACTCACCCTCCTGCTGGAGACGGGAAGAAACCCTCCATCGCGGCA GTGGTGGGGAGCATGGACGCCCACCCCAGCCGCTACTGTGCCACGGTGCGGGTGCAGCAGCATCGCCAGGACATCATCCAGGACCTGGCCACAATGGTCAGAGAGCTGCTCATCCAGTTCTACAAGTCCACCCGCTTCAAGCCCACCCGGATCATCTACTACCGCGACGGCATATCTGAGGGCCAGTTCAACCAGGTTAGACTTGAG GTGCTCCAACATGAGTTACTGGCGATTCGTGAGGCCTGCATCAAACTGGAGAAAGACTACCAGCCTGGTATCACCTTCGTGGTGGTGCAGAAGAGACACCACACTCGACTTTTCTGCATGGACAGAAACGAGAGG GTTGGTAAGAGTGGCAACATCCCTGCCGGCACCACAGTGGACACCAAAATCACTCACCCATCGGAGTTTGACTTCTATCTGTGTAGCCATGCTGGCATTCAG GGGACCAGCCGGCCATCCCACTACCACGTTCTGTGGGACGACAACCATTTCACCTCAGACGAGCTGCAGGTGCTCACCTACCAGCTGTGCCACACCTACGTGCGCTGCACCCGCTCCGTTTCCATCCCAGCACCGGCCTACTACGCCCACCTGGTGGCATTCCGTGCCCGCTACCACCTGGTGGACAAGGAGCACGACAG TGCGGAGGGCAGTCACACGTCGGGACAGAGCAACGGGCGTGACCAGCAGGCCTTGGCCAAGGCAGTTCAGATTCACCAGGACACACTGCGCACAATGTACTTCGCCTGA
- the LOC115175513 gene encoding protein argonaute-2 isoform X4 encodes MYSSGAAGAAEMLEPPHSSGSIGSDPPSPPVPEYVFKPPSRPDFGTMGRTIKLQANFFEMEIPKLEVYHYDIDIKPEKCPRRVNREIVEHMVQHFKTQIFGDRKPVYDGRKNLYTAMPLPIGREKVELEVTIPGEGKDRSFKVAIKWVSCVSLQALQEALSGRLPNIPFETIQALDVVMRHLPSMRYTPVGRSFFTPSEGCSNPLGGGREVWFGFHQSVRPSLWKMMLNIDVSATAFYKAQPVIEFMCEVLDFKSIEEQQKPLTDSQRVKFTKEIKGNHSLPGLKVEITHCGQMKRKYRVCNVTRRPASHQTFPLQQENGQTIECTVAQYFKDKYKLILRYPHLPCLQVGQEQKHTYLPLEVCNIVAGQRCIKKLTDNQTSTMIRATARSAPDRQEEISKLMRSANFNNDPYVREFGVMVRDEMTEVNGRVLQAPSILYGGRQNKAIATPIQGVWDMRNKQFHTGIEIKVWAIACFAPQRQCTELLLKAFTDQLRKISRDAGMPIQGQPCFCKYAQGADSVEPMFKHLKYTYQGLQLVVVILPGKTPVYAEVKRVGDTVLGMATQCVQVKNVQKTTPQTLSNLCLKINVKLGGVNNILLPQGRPLVFQQPVIFLGADVTHPPAGDGKKPSIAAVVGSMDAHPSRYCATVRVQQHRQDIIQDLATMVRELLIQFYKSTRFKPTRIIYYRDGISEGQFNQVRLEVLQHELLAIREACIKLEKDYQPGITFVVVQKRHHTRLFCMDRNERVGKSGNIPAGTTVDTKITHPSEFDFYLCSHAGIQGTSRPSHYHVLWDDNHFTSDELQVLTYQLCHTYVRCTRSVSIPAPAYYAHLVAFRARYHLVDKEHDSAEGSHTSGQSNGRDQQALAKAVQIHQDTLRTMYFA; translated from the exons ATGTATTCCAGTGGAGCAGCTGGAG CTGCTGAGATGCTTGAACCACCTCACTCCTCGGGGTCAATTGGCTCTG ATCCCCCGTCTCCTCCAGTGCCAGAGTATGTGTTCAAACCCCCCTCACGGCCAGACTTTGGCACCATGGGCAGGACAATCAAACTGCAGGCCAACTTCTTTGAGATGGAGATCCCCAAACTGGAGGTCTACCACTACGACATCGACATCAAGCCAGAGAAATGCCCCAGAAGGGTTAACCG TGAAATTGTGGAGCACATGGTACAGCACTTTAAAACGCAGATCTTTGGGGATCGAAAGCCAGTGTATGACGGGAGGAAGAATCTCTACACAGCCATGCCCTTACCCATAGGGAGGGAAAAA GTGGAGCTGGAAGTGACCATCCCAGGCGAAGGGAAGGACAGGAGCTTCAAAGTGGCCATAAAGTGGGTGTCCTGCGTCAGTTTGCAAGCTCTTCAAGAAGCCCTGTCTGGACGACTGCCAAACATCCCCTTCGAGACCATCCAGGCCCTGGACGTGGTCATGAGACATTTGCCCTCTATGAG GTACACCCCCGTCGGACGTTCTTTCTTCACCCCTTCAGAGGGATGCTCCAACCCCCTGGGCGGGGGCAGGGAGGTCTGGTTTGGGTTCCACCAATCAGTCAGGCCTTCCCTGTGGAAGATGATGCTAAACATTGACG TGTCTGCCACCGCGTTCTACAAGGCTCAGCCTGTGATTGAGTTCATGTGTGAGGTTTTGGATTTCAAAAGCATTGAAGAACAACAGAAGCCTTTAACCGACTCCCAGAGAGTAAAGTTTACCAAGGAAATCAAAGGTAATCATTCATTACCAG GTCTGAAGGTTGAGATCACTCACTGTGGTCAGATGAAAAGGAAGTACAGAGTATGTAATGTTACCAGAAGACCAGCCAGCCACCAGAC GTTTCCTCTGCAGCAGGAGAATGGCCAGACCATAGAATGCACAGTAGCACAGTACTTCAAAGACAAGTACAAACTCATACTGCGCTACCCTCACCTCCCCTGTCTACAGGTTGGACAGGAGCAGAAACACACCTACCTCCCCCTTGAG GTATGCAACATAGTAGCTGGCCAGCGGTGCATCAAGAAGCTGACAGACAATCAGACGTCCACTATGATCCGTGCCACAGCCCGATCGGCACCTGACCGCCAGGAAGAGATCAGCAAACTG ATGAGAAGTGCCAACTTTAACAATGATCCTTACGTCCGTGAGTTTGGGGTGATGGTGAGGGATGAGATGACCGAGGTGAACGGCCGAGTCCTCCAGGCCCCATCTATCCTCTATGGAGGGCGG CAGAATAAAGCAATAGCAACTCCCATCCAGGGAGTGTGGGACATGAGGAACAAGCAGTTCCACACTGGCATAGAGATCAAGGTGTGGGCCATCGCCTGCTTCGCCCCACAGAGACAGTGTACTGAACTCCTGCTCAA GGCGTTTACAGACCAGCTTCGTAAGATTTCTCGTGACGCGGGGATGCCCATCCAGGGCCAACCCTGTTTCTGTAAATATGCCCAGGGGGCAGACAGCGTGGAGCCCATGTTCAAACATCTCAAGTACACCTATCAAGGCTTGCAACTGGTGGTGGTCATCCTGCCTGGGAAAACGCCTGTCTATG CTGAGGTGAAGCGTGTTGGAGACACGGTGCTGGGCATGGCCACCCAGTGTGTCCAGGTGAAGAACGTTCAGAAGACCACTCcccagaccctctctaacctctgCCTGAAGATCAACGTCAAGCTGGGCGGGGTCAACAACATCCTCCTCCCACAGGGCAG GCCCCTGGTGTTCCAGCAGCCAGTCATCTTCCTGGGTGCTGACGTCACTCACCCTCCTGCTGGAGACGGGAAGAAACCCTCCATCGCGGCA GTGGTGGGGAGCATGGACGCCCACCCCAGCCGCTACTGTGCCACGGTGCGGGTGCAGCAGCATCGCCAGGACATCATCCAGGACCTGGCCACAATGGTCAGAGAGCTGCTCATCCAGTTCTACAAGTCCACCCGCTTCAAGCCCACCCGGATCATCTACTACCGCGACGGCATATCTGAGGGCCAGTTCAACCAGGTTAGACTTGAG GTGCTCCAACATGAGTTACTGGCGATTCGTGAGGCCTGCATCAAACTGGAGAAAGACTACCAGCCTGGTATCACCTTCGTGGTGGTGCAGAAGAGACACCACACTCGACTTTTCTGCATGGACAGAAACGAGAGG GTTGGTAAGAGTGGCAACATCCCTGCCGGCACCACAGTGGACACCAAAATCACTCACCCATCGGAGTTTGACTTCTATCTGTGTAGCCATGCTGGCATTCAG GGGACCAGCCGGCCATCCCACTACCACGTTCTGTGGGACGACAACCATTTCACCTCAGACGAGCTGCAGGTGCTCACCTACCAGCTGTGCCACACCTACGTGCGCTGCACCCGCTCCGTTTCCATCCCAGCACCGGCCTACTACGCCCACCTGGTGGCATTCCGTGCCCGCTACCACCTGGTGGACAAGGAGCACGACAG TGCGGAGGGCAGTCACACGTCGGGACAGAGCAACGGGCGTGACCAGCAGGCCTTGGCCAAGGCAGTTCAGATTCACCAGGACACACTGCGCACAATGTACTTCGCCTGA
- the LOC115175513 gene encoding protein argonaute-2 isoform X6 translates to MYSSGAAGAAEMLEPPHSSGSIGSDPSDPDPPSPPVPEYVFKPPSRPDFGTMGRTIKLQANFFEMEIPKLEVYHYDIDIKPEKCPRRVNREIVEHMVQHFKTQIFGDRKPVYDGRKNLYTAMPLPIGREKVELEVTIPGEGKDRSFKVAIKWVSCVSLQALQEALSGRLPNIPFETIQALDVVMRHLPSMRYTPVGRSFFTPSEGCSNPLGGGREVWFGFHQSVRPSLWKMMLNIDVSATAFYKAQPVIEFMCEVLDFKSIEEQQKPLTDSQRVKFTKEIKGLKVEITHCGQMKRKYRVCNVTRRPASHQTFPLQQENGQTIECTVAQYFKDKYKLILRYPHLPCLQVGQEQKHTYLPLEVCNIVAGQRCIKKLTDNQTSTMIRATARSAPDRQEEISKLMRSANFNNDPYVREFGVMVRDEMTEVNGRVLQAPSILYGGRQNKAIATPIQGVWDMRNKQFHTGIEIKVWAIACFAPQRQCTELLLKAFTDQLRKISRDAGMPIQGQPCFCKYAQGADSVEPMFKHLKYTYQGLQLVVVILPGKTPVYAEVKRVGDTVLGMATQCVQVKNVQKTTPQTLSNLCLKINVKLGGVNNILLPQGRPLVFQQPVIFLGADVTHPPAGDGKKPSIAAVVGSMDAHPSRYCATVRVQQHRQDIIQDLATMVRELLIQFYKSTRFKPTRIIYYRDGISEGQFNQVRLEVLQHELLAIREACIKLEKDYQPGITFVVVQKRHHTRLFCMDRNERVGKSGNIPAGTTVDTKITHPSEFDFYLCSHAGIQGTSRPSHYHVLWDDNHFTSDELQVLTYQLCHTYVRCTRSVSIPAPAYYAHLVAFRARYHLVDKEHDSAEGSHTSGQSNGRDQQALAKAVQIHQDTLRTMYFA, encoded by the exons ATGTATTCCAGTGGAGCAGCTGGAG CTGCTGAGATGCTTGAACCACCTCACTCCTCGGGGTCAATTGGCTCTG ACCCCTCTGATCCAGATCCCCCGTCTCCTCCAGTGCCAGAGTATGTGTTCAAACCCCCCTCACGGCCAGACTTTGGCACCATGGGCAGGACAATCAAACTGCAGGCCAACTTCTTTGAGATGGAGATCCCCAAACTGGAGGTCTACCACTACGACATCGACATCAAGCCAGAGAAATGCCCCAGAAGGGTTAACCG TGAAATTGTGGAGCACATGGTACAGCACTTTAAAACGCAGATCTTTGGGGATCGAAAGCCAGTGTATGACGGGAGGAAGAATCTCTACACAGCCATGCCCTTACCCATAGGGAGGGAAAAA GTGGAGCTGGAAGTGACCATCCCAGGCGAAGGGAAGGACAGGAGCTTCAAAGTGGCCATAAAGTGGGTGTCCTGCGTCAGTTTGCAAGCTCTTCAAGAAGCCCTGTCTGGACGACTGCCAAACATCCCCTTCGAGACCATCCAGGCCCTGGACGTGGTCATGAGACATTTGCCCTCTATGAG GTACACCCCCGTCGGACGTTCTTTCTTCACCCCTTCAGAGGGATGCTCCAACCCCCTGGGCGGGGGCAGGGAGGTCTGGTTTGGGTTCCACCAATCAGTCAGGCCTTCCCTGTGGAAGATGATGCTAAACATTGACG TGTCTGCCACCGCGTTCTACAAGGCTCAGCCTGTGATTGAGTTCATGTGTGAGGTTTTGGATTTCAAAAGCATTGAAGAACAACAGAAGCCTTTAACCGACTCCCAGAGAGTAAAGTTTACCAAGGAAATCAAAG GTCTGAAGGTTGAGATCACTCACTGTGGTCAGATGAAAAGGAAGTACAGAGTATGTAATGTTACCAGAAGACCAGCCAGCCACCAGAC GTTTCCTCTGCAGCAGGAGAATGGCCAGACCATAGAATGCACAGTAGCACAGTACTTCAAAGACAAGTACAAACTCATACTGCGCTACCCTCACCTCCCCTGTCTACAGGTTGGACAGGAGCAGAAACACACCTACCTCCCCCTTGAG GTATGCAACATAGTAGCTGGCCAGCGGTGCATCAAGAAGCTGACAGACAATCAGACGTCCACTATGATCCGTGCCACAGCCCGATCGGCACCTGACCGCCAGGAAGAGATCAGCAAACTG ATGAGAAGTGCCAACTTTAACAATGATCCTTACGTCCGTGAGTTTGGGGTGATGGTGAGGGATGAGATGACCGAGGTGAACGGCCGAGTCCTCCAGGCCCCATCTATCCTCTATGGAGGGCGG CAGAATAAAGCAATAGCAACTCCCATCCAGGGAGTGTGGGACATGAGGAACAAGCAGTTCCACACTGGCATAGAGATCAAGGTGTGGGCCATCGCCTGCTTCGCCCCACAGAGACAGTGTACTGAACTCCTGCTCAA GGCGTTTACAGACCAGCTTCGTAAGATTTCTCGTGACGCGGGGATGCCCATCCAGGGCCAACCCTGTTTCTGTAAATATGCCCAGGGGGCAGACAGCGTGGAGCCCATGTTCAAACATCTCAAGTACACCTATCAAGGCTTGCAACTGGTGGTGGTCATCCTGCCTGGGAAAACGCCTGTCTATG CTGAGGTGAAGCGTGTTGGAGACACGGTGCTGGGCATGGCCACCCAGTGTGTCCAGGTGAAGAACGTTCAGAAGACCACTCcccagaccctctctaacctctgCCTGAAGATCAACGTCAAGCTGGGCGGGGTCAACAACATCCTCCTCCCACAGGGCAG GCCCCTGGTGTTCCAGCAGCCAGTCATCTTCCTGGGTGCTGACGTCACTCACCCTCCTGCTGGAGACGGGAAGAAACCCTCCATCGCGGCA GTGGTGGGGAGCATGGACGCCCACCCCAGCCGCTACTGTGCCACGGTGCGGGTGCAGCAGCATCGCCAGGACATCATCCAGGACCTGGCCACAATGGTCAGAGAGCTGCTCATCCAGTTCTACAAGTCCACCCGCTTCAAGCCCACCCGGATCATCTACTACCGCGACGGCATATCTGAGGGCCAGTTCAACCAGGTTAGACTTGAG GTGCTCCAACATGAGTTACTGGCGATTCGTGAGGCCTGCATCAAACTGGAGAAAGACTACCAGCCTGGTATCACCTTCGTGGTGGTGCAGAAGAGACACCACACTCGACTTTTCTGCATGGACAGAAACGAGAGG GTTGGTAAGAGTGGCAACATCCCTGCCGGCACCACAGTGGACACCAAAATCACTCACCCATCGGAGTTTGACTTCTATCTGTGTAGCCATGCTGGCATTCAG GGGACCAGCCGGCCATCCCACTACCACGTTCTGTGGGACGACAACCATTTCACCTCAGACGAGCTGCAGGTGCTCACCTACCAGCTGTGCCACACCTACGTGCGCTGCACCCGCTCCGTTTCCATCCCAGCACCGGCCTACTACGCCCACCTGGTGGCATTCCGTGCCCGCTACCACCTGGTGGACAAGGAGCACGACAG TGCGGAGGGCAGTCACACGTCGGGACAGAGCAACGGGCGTGACCAGCAGGCCTTGGCCAAGGCAGTTCAGATTCACCAGGACACACTGCGCACAATGTACTTCGCCTGA